A window of Longimicrobium sp. contains these coding sequences:
- a CDS encoding Fur family transcriptional regulator codes for MATIEKNATTPHLHLFRRYLRQQGLPVTQQREVVADVLFSSTEHLSVEEIEAELKKRGERIGKATIYRTMEILVRAGLVEDHDFGDGFKRYEHLFGRQPVHEHLVCTHCRKVVEFRRREIHRIQDEVAREHGFMAVRHRLEIYGLCADCRAAGVQLSNDGVACPALRL; via the coding sequence ATGGCCACGATCGAAAAGAACGCGACGACCCCGCATCTTCACCTGTTCCGCCGGTACCTGCGCCAGCAGGGGCTGCCGGTAACGCAGCAGCGCGAGGTGGTGGCCGACGTTCTGTTCAGCAGCACCGAGCACCTGTCGGTGGAAGAGATCGAGGCCGAGCTCAAGAAGCGGGGCGAGCGCATCGGCAAGGCGACGATCTACCGGACGATGGAAATCCTGGTGCGCGCCGGGCTGGTGGAGGACCACGACTTCGGCGATGGGTTCAAGCGGTACGAGCACCTGTTCGGCCGCCAGCCCGTGCACGAGCACCTGGTGTGCACGCACTGCCGCAAGGTGGTGGAGTTCCGGCGCCGCGAGATCCACCGCATCCAGGACGAGGTGGCGCGCGAGCACGGCTTCATGGCCGTCCGCCACCGGCTGGAGATCTACGGCCTGTGCGCCGACTGCCGCGCCGCGGGCGTGCAGCTGAGCAACGACGGCGTGGCCTGCCCGGCGCTGAGACTTTGA